The following coding sequences lie in one Labrus bergylta chromosome 13, fLabBer1.1, whole genome shotgun sequence genomic window:
- the rev1 gene encoding DNA repair protein REV1 — MSRDGWMKKKANSSGDNGWAERGGYMAAKVSKLEEQFRLEAPREKQKDGSCTNIFSGVAIYVNGYTDPSADELRRLMMLHGGQFHVYYSRSKITHIIANNLPNNKIQELKGEKIIRPEWITDSVKAGRLLPYLQYQLYSKQKGPLFPGMTPRQNSEIPGPSRQPSHQKLHLPPRGVQHAALNNEQSSSCKNNPTPDPSNIQPQSVQKSSAARSLNPEPSPLAHSHLSVDPRDKSSLYTYPSATAHPQRPSQTSLQTPHPHLHHQRAGQPQPQISSSCNSDRSGCKQGGIKINGSLHTSLDLTSHSNEIQECGEDDPLPLVVREEPLTNGHAHLHNGALKPEDLSPSADVELPACRVKAPSVQFKTKPDPYEFPNSPPKQSDQSLDLLEQSVSSADTEHTPKPEPPPPTHREDAHLSLLQPSCQVDSNSENPPRSPSPFSHSPLRLNGSHHNAFSSDPASLHASSTAAKPDPPSGKSPSSSKSSTQLLAQTGGLISEFYSHSRLHQISTWRSGFSEYVNELHSKRQTAGGASFPGKDRLRKSLAQRSSDSQGTSASSASSVKSCIFHVDMDCFFVSVGIRHRPELKGKPVAVTSNRGQGRVPQRPGANPQLELQYYQRKQTHPHPQSESPDGDLYRTPSQESPDSHANGVEQDAAALSMAEIASCSYEARQAGVRNGMFFGKAKQLCPSLQSVPYDFEAYKEVAFTMYETLAGYTHDIEALSCDELLIDSSALLAELGISAEDLAEVIRADIKEKTGCSASVGMGSNILLARLATRKAKPEGQYFLKSEEVDDFIRDLAVTSLPGVGPVMGRKLAAMGVRSCGDLQQVSLSQLQKKFGPRTGQTLFRFCRGLDDRPVRYEKERKSVSADMNYNIRFTKVDEAESFLTNLSSEVQKRLQEAGLRGRRVTLKVMVRKVGAPLEPAKYGGHGICDNLAKTVMLAQSTDSGELIAAAVIKLFHGMKLQVEDLRGVGIQVQLLEGNSGTQDSRTRSIKDMLLGQRLNARSSSRDSSDNNRHQEKVPSTTAASSSSSPLPLSPPEPIPGTSRDQQGCRQTPRSSKTRLNFSIEVPSPSQVDRSVLEALPADLREQVEHSWTNRDRSNRSKPSSPLPQPSSLKSRPSSPPRPPASVSALYTPPVGTLVLQIPNQPDSPGIVLELPNFSQVDPDVFAALPKELQEELKSAYNRVTNVQPQSKLSVDQRNPLLQLKQSGVGIGIGRVKRRYKRKNAASPVKKGPSPQKKRHMTNSPAKTVPLPVKPREPMSILKTENGPSSSASKADIPECLSEFISRPAPALAGACDLTDIKTLLREWVTTITEPMEEDILQVVKYCTDLIEDKDLERLDLIIKYMKRIMQQSVESVWSMAFDFILDNVQVVVHQAYGSTLKVS; from the exons ATGAGTCGAGATGGGTGGATGAAGAAGAAAGCCAATTCTAGTGGTGACAATGGTTGGGCTGAGAGG GGCGGCTACATGGCTGCTAAAGTTTCTAAACTGGAAGAGCAGTTTCGACTTGAGGCCCCCAGAGAAAAGCAGAAGGACGGTTCATGCACCAACATCTTCAGTGGCGTGGCAATCTATGTCAATGGATACACAG ACCCGAGTGCAGACGAGCTGCGCAGACTGATGATGCTGCACGGTGGCCAGTTCCACGTTTACTACTCTCGCTCCAAGATCACTCATATCATCGCCAACAATCTGCCAAACAACAAAATCCAGGAGCTCAAAGGGGAGAAGATCATCAGGCCGGAGTGGATCACTGACAG tgtcaAGGCCGGGCGCCTCCTGCCGTACCTGCAGTATCAGCTGTACTCTAAACAGAAAGGCCCTCTCTTCCCTGGCATGACCCCGCGTCAAAACTCAGAGATCCCCGGACCCAGCCGCCAGCCGAGCCATCAAAAGCTACATCTGCCACCGCGCGGCGTTCAGCACGCCGCTCTCAACAACGAGCAATCATCCAGCTGCAAAAATAACCCCACCCCTGACCCCAGCAACATCCAACCTCAGTCCGTTCAGAAAAGCTCTGCAGCTCGCTCCTTAAACCCTGAACCGAGTCCCTTAGCGCACAGTCACCTCAGTGTAGACCCCAGGGACAAAAGCTCTTTATATACCTACCCGAGCGCCACCGCACACCCCCAAAGACCCTCGCAGACTTCTCTTCAAACGCCTCATCCTCATCTCCATCACCAGAGAGCCGGCCAACCACAACCTCAGATTAGCTCTTCATGCAACAGTGACCGGAGCGGCTGCAAACAAGGGGGGATAAAAAT AAATGGATCCCTGCACACCTCACTGGACCTGACGAGCCACTCAAATGAAATACAAGAGTGTGGAGAAGACGATCCTCTCCCGCTGGTGGTGAGAGAAGAACCCCTGACCAATGGACACGCCCACCTTCACAACGGTGCCTTAAAGCCGGAGGACCTGTCCCCCTCTGCTGACGTGGAACTACCTGCATGCAGAGTCAAGGCTCCTTCGGTACAGTTCAAGACTAAACCCGACCCCTATGAGTTTCCCAACAGTCCTCCGAAGCAATCCGACCAATCCCTGGACCTTTTGGAGCAGTCTGTCTCGTCAGCGGACACAGAGCACACACCTAAACCTGAACCTCCACCTCCCACTCATCGTGAGGACGCCCACCTGTCCCTGCTCCAGCCGTCCTGTCAAGTTGATTCAAACTCTGAAAATCCTCCCCGCTCACCTTCACCTTTTTCACATTCTCCGCTTCGACTGAACGGAAGTCACCATAATGCCTTTTCATCTGACCCCGCCTCCCTTCACGCGAGCAGCACGGCAGCCAAACCGGATCCCCCCTCTGGAAAGTCGCCGTCGTCCTCTAAGTCTTCAACCCAGCTGCTGGCTCAGACGGGGGGGTTGATCTCCGAGTTCTACTCTCACTCACGTTTACACCAGATCTCCACGTGGAGGTCGGGCTTCTCCGAGTACGTCAACGAGCTCCATAGCAAACGGCAAACAGCGGGGGGCGCCTCCTTTCCAGGGAAGGACCGGCTGAGGAAATCTCTGGCCCAGCGCTCTTCAGACAGTCAAG gTACGTCTGCATCATCAGCATCAAGTGTTAAATCCTGTATTTTTCATGTGGACATGgactgtttctttgtgtctgtgggGATCCGACATCGACCCGAGCTCAAAG GAAAGCCTGTAGCTGTGACCAGTAACCGTGGACAGGGCAGAGTACCCCAGAGACCCGGGGCCAACCCTCAGCTGGAGCTACAATACTACCAGAGGAAACAaactcatcctcatcctcagtcCG AGAGTCCAGATGGGGATCTTTACAGAACCCCCTCACAGGAGAGTCCTGACTCCCATGCTAACGGAGTGGagcaggatgctgctgctctgtcgATGGCAGAGATTGCATCCTGCAGTTATGAAGCCAG GCAGGCGGGCGTGAGGAACGGGATGTTTTTCGGTAAAGCAAAGCAGTTGTGTCCCTCGCTGCAATCCGTCCCTTATGATTTCGAGGCCTATAAAGAAGTGGCTTTCACCATGTATGAGACTCTAGCCGG ttaCACCCATGACATCGAGGCCCTGAGCTGTGATGAATTGTTGATCgactcctctgctctgctcgcCGAGTTGGGCATCTCTGCAGAAGACCTGGCGGAGGTGATCAGAGCAGACATCAAGGAGAAAACAGGATGCAGTGCCTCAGTGGGCATGG GGTCCAACATCCTGCTGGCTCGGCTGGCGACCCGTAAGGCGAAGCCAGAAGGCCAATACTTCCTGAAGAGTGAAGAAGTGGATGATTTCATCAGAGACCTGGCGGTGACGAGCTTACCAG gtGTTGGGCCTGTTATGGGCAGAAAGCTAGCTGCTATGGGTGTGAGGTCATGTGGGGACCTCCAGCAGGTGTCTCTGTCTCAGCTGCAGAAGAAGTTTGGACCCCGGACCGGACAGACCCTGTTCCGCTTCTGCAGGGGCCTGGATGACAGGCCGGTGCGCTACGAGAAGGAAAGGAAGTCGGTCTCAGCCGACATGAACTACAACATCCGCTTTACAAAG GTGGACGAGGCCGAGAGTTTCCTCACTAACTTATCCTCGGAGGTGCAAAAACGATTACAAGAAGCCGGGTTGAGGGGTCGCAGAGTCACCCTCAAGGTCATGGTTCGCAAAGTCGGAGCTCCGCTGGAACCGGCCAAATACGGCGGTCATGGCATATGTGATAATCTAGCCAA GACTGTGATGCTCGCTCAGTCCACAGACAGTGGGGAGCTGATCGCCGCTGCAGTCATCAAGCTGTTTCATGGCATGAAGCTGCAGGTTGAGGATCTGAGAGGAGTCGGCATCCAGGTCCAGCTTCTTGAAGGAAACTCCGGCACCCAGGACTCCCGGACTCGCTCCatcaaagacatgctgcttggTCAGAGATTAAATGCGAGATCCAGCTCCAGAG attctTCAGACAACAACAGACATCAGGAAAAGGTTCCCTCGACCACAGCAGCGTCATCCAGCTCTTCTccacttcctctgtctcctcctgagCCAATCCCGGGGACAAGCAGAGACCAGCAGGGCTGCAGACAAACGCCAAGGAGTTCCAAAACACGTCTCAACTTCAGTATCGAagtcccctccccctcccag GTGGATCGTTCAGTGTTGGAGGCGTTGCCCGCTGACCTGAGAGAACAAGTGGAGCACTCGTGGACTAACCGAGACCGAAGCAACCGTTCGAagccctcttctcctcttccacaACCCTCCTCTCTTAAGTCTcgtccctcctcccctcctcgtCCTCCGGCCTCTGTTTCTGCTCTGTACACTCCTCCTGTCGGCACGTTGGTCTTACAGATTCCTAACCAGCCGGACAGTCCCGGAATTGTACTGGAACTACCAAACTTCTCACAG GttgatccagatgtttttgCTGCCCTCCCCAAAGAGCTCCAGGAGGAACTGAAGTCTGCATACAACCGTGTTACAAATGTCCAGCCCCAGTCTAAACTTT CTGTGGACCAGAGGAATCCACTGTTGCAGCTGAAACAGTCAGGGGTCGGGATTGGCATCGGTCGTGTGAAGCGGCgctacaaaagaaaaaatgcagCGAGTCCTGTTAAAAAAGGTCCGTCCCCTCAGAAGAAGCGTCACATGACTAACAGCCCAGCCAAGACCGTACCACTTCCTGTAAAACCACGGGAACCAATGAGCATCCTAAAG acTGAAAACGGTCCCTCCTCTTCAGCCTCAAAAGCAGACATCCCAGAGTGTCTTTCTGAATTCATCTCTCGCCCTGCTCCAGCGTTGGCCGGAGCCTGCGACCTGACCGACATAAAGACGCTCCTACGGGAGTGGGTCACCACCATAACAG aaCCCATGGAGGAGGACATCCTGCAGGTGGTGAAATACTGCACTGATCTGATCGAGGACAAAGATCTGGAGAGGTTGGATTTgataataaaatacatgaaaag GATCATGCAGCAGTCGGTGGAGTCTGTATGGAGTATGGCTTTTGACTTCATACTGGACAACGTGCAGGTGGTTGTGCATCAGGCTTATGGCAGCACCCTGAAAGTATCATGA
- the aff3 gene encoding AF4/FMR2 family member 3 isoform X2, whose amino-acid sequence MLFFERQKRRESRMQKVTRRQHNSCAKEILEDMTQSWPPQQAQRILYNPKEAKLPTTQQRQSRGDVQLQMTRHPHVAPHKSMLADDLKLSSDDEDTHRATHESASWDGHSLSAQRAHTHGRRVRHSSSDSSGSESSAESASSSLHSWSPGRSPEVQPGPASPESDCKKKTDHPPAAQWQLDKWLKSRKKSASSEQDPSQSIPGRLPSPCTQRAPSPARSWESNRDYSPSQSPIPSPQFNYSNNNSPLPSPGYSFCPSPSPFPSTCPSPSPSPRNSPIISPVPSVCPSPCGSQRASRSPSPIQRDPPRSPSPSLPAPSKVRHYPEVQSQIQTQSSLTTNSYNTKNRSWVAPLTSTNKAKPSKSTYLQKTQQHTANSRTTQQQDQHKSKSKDSAASDSNHKSKPKPNVNPSSRQTSEHPKAKKTSNLEQLQRSRSNHKSRPSIQSNTQQSPTRAKHLVPTSRVISSGHSTHSQSTSKAATNAIPRFNSISNPSLNPRSKSLEATVQTFVHDNHTKYPQKKPQSKEKEVEHRGNHPTQTEGRKQEKKEDRQREKQQGKQERKEDKRLAEEQLLRRPWIQSSAEEEEEEEEEEVVIRRQKKTEETARGENRRRREQQNRWQTPLVKQRLPLSTEQHDLRDNSHNQGRTKKGGRSEEQRKVQEEPSTPPTCSPTPHRSSSSSSNSSSSSSDSESESQVPITKVPADSTSHKRPSKSGHQGPGRPDNNRPKEVHPRGPISGNQSEGNQKLYTLVPFGRGDKATSQRGLRNLVVQIDLSLLKRVPDSTTSSPVRKSSSSSTASSSKDKQKEAMKHLYVPETGTKDSKRKRKLENGVPCRDSKRSIPYANDHTESSSHTAEKEFVTETTHNGYLEEYLDSKRPLSPLSPLSDSPESAKPTSKTKTSEQHHTSKNRDKNRDSAVKPKLETEFVKVSRQPQPPSESWVTAGRRGALPNHETPHHAEYYLHEAKRMKHRADAMVDKLGKAVNYIEAALSFMECGKAMEEGPLEAKSPYTMYSETVELIRYAMRLKSHSGPGARQEDKQLAVLCFRCLALLYWQMFRLKKDHALKYSKVLLDYFKSSPKLPSSPPNWIDSGKGTGGPPLSPNAKQLGRGSHGGGNFPSHISIPQRIHQMAANHLNITNCVLYSYEYWEVADNLAKENKEFFNYLNTLSGPLTLHSSIAHAVQYTRQALQWIRISAKLN is encoded by the exons GCAACTCATGAGTCAGCTTCCTGGGATGGACACAG TCTGTCAGCACAGCGAGCGCACACACATGGCAGGCGGGTGAGACATTCCAGCTCGGACTCATCAGGCTCAGAGTCTAGCGCCGAGTCAGCCAGCAGCAGTCTTCACTCCTGGAGCCCCGGCCGAAGCCCAGAAGTTCAACCGGGTCCCGCGTCGCCGGAAAGCGATTGCAAGAAGAAG ACTGATCACCCGCCTGCTGCCCAGTGGCAGTTGGATAAATGGCTCAAGTCCCGTAAAAAATCTGCCAGCAGTGAACAGGATCCCTCCCAGAGCATTCCAGGACGCCTTCCCTCCCCCTGCACCCAAAGAGCCCCATCTCCAGCCAGATCTTGGGAAAGCAATCGGGACTACAGCCCAAGCCAAAGCCCTATTCCCAGCCCCCAGTTCAattacagcaacaacaacagccccCTACCGAGTCCTGGCTACAGCTTCTGCCCTAGCCCTAGTCCATTCCCAAGCACCTGTCCAAGTCCTAGCCCGAGCCCGAGGAACAGCCCGATCATTTCTCCGGTTCCAAGTGTTTGCCCCAGTCCATGTGGAAGCCAGAGAGCCAGCCGCAGTCCTAGCCCTATACAACGAGACCCCCCACGAAGCCCAAGTCCAAGTCTACCAGCTCCTTCCAAGGTCCGTCACTACCCTGAAGTTCAGAGTCAGATCCAAACACAATCAAGCCTAACAACCAATTcatacaacacaaaaaatagGTCATGGGTTGCCCCATTGACTAGCACCAATAAAGCCAAACCCTCAAAAAGTACTTATCTTCAGAAAACTCAACAACACACTGCCAATTCCAGAACCACACAGCAACAAGACCAGCACAAAAGCAAATCAAAGGATTCTGCAGCGTCTGACTCTAACCACAAATCTAAACCCAAGCCTAACGTAAATCCAAGTTCAAGACAGACCTCAGAGCAtccaaaagccaaaaaaacatctaatttgGAGCAACTCCAGAGAAGTCGATCCAACCACAAGTCTAGACCTTCAATCCAATCTAACACACAACAAAGTCCCACAAGAGCAAAGCACTTAGTTCCCACTAGTCGTGTAATCAGCTCTGGTCATAGCACTCACTCCCAATCTACCTCTAAAGCTGCTACTAATGCCATCCCTAGGTTCAACTCTATATCAAACCCCAGCCTAAATCCTAGGTCAAAGTCTTTGGAGGCTACTGTCCAAACTTTTGTGCATGACAACCACACAAAATATCCACAGAAGAAACCCCAGTCCAAAGAGAAGGAGGTAGAACACAGAGGAAATCatccaacacaaacagaggggagaaaacaagagaaaaaagaggacagacaacgagaaaaacaacaagggaaacaggagagaaaggaagacAAGAGGCTGGCGGAGGAGCAGCTACTGAGACGACCCTGGATCCAGAGTTCtgctgaagaagaggaggaggaagaggaggaggaggtagtgATACGGAGgcagaagaagacagaggagacagCGAGAGGggaaaacaggaggaggagggagcagcAAAATAGATGGCAGACGCCCCTCGTCAAACAGAGACTACCTTTAAGCACAGAACAACACGACCTCCGGGACAACTCACACAACCAGGGGAGGACCAAAAAGGGAGGGAGAAGtgaagagcagagaaaagtacAAGAAGAGCCGTCAACACCTCCAACATGTTCCCCAACTCCTCATAGatcatcctcctcgtcctctaaCTCCTCCTCTTCAAGTTCAGATTCAGAATCTGAATCTCAGGTTCCTATCACCAAAGTACCAGCTGACTCTACCTCTCATAAGAGACCGTCCAAGTCGGGGCACCAAGGCCCAGGCAGACCGGACAACAACAGGCCAAAGGAGGTGCATCCAAGGGGACCCATATCAGGGAACCAAAGTGAGGGGAATCAAAAACTCTACACCCTTGTCCCGTTTGGACGAGGTGACAAGGCCACCTCCCAGCGAGGACTTAGAAATCTGGTGGTGCAGATAGACCTCTCTCTTCTCAAAAGGGTACCTGACAGCACAACTAGCTCGCCTGTTAGaaaatcatcatcttcctcTACTGCTTCATCATCCAAGGACAAGCAGAAAGAGGCTATGAAACACCTTTATGTCCCTGAGACTGGGACAAAAGACAGCAAAAGGAAACGTAAG TTGGAGAATGGTGTTCCATGCAGAGATAGCAAGAGAAGTATTCCTTATGCAAATGACCACACGGAGTCTTCATCTCACACAGCTGAGAAAGAGTTTGTGACTGAGACCACACACAATGG GTATTTGGAGGAGTACTTGGACAGCAAGAGGCCTCTGTCTCCGCTGTCTCCACTCTCCGACAGCCCAGAGTCTGCCAAGCCTACCtctaaaacaaagacatcagaACAGCATCACACCTCCAAGAACCGAGACAAGAATCGAGATTCTGCTGTCAAG CCCAAACTGGAGACAGAATTTGTAAAAGTGTCAAGGCAGCCCCAACCACCATCTGAGTCCTGGGTCACTGCAGGACGCAGAGGGGCCTTACCAAACCATGAAAC CCCACACCATGCTGAGTACTACTTACATGAAGCTAAAAGGATGAAGCACCGTGCAGACGCGATG GTGGACAAGCTGGGGAAGGCTGTGAATTACATTGAGGCTGCTCTTTCCTTTATGGAATGTGGAAAGGCGATGGAGGAAGGGCCACTTGAGGCAAAGTCTCCTTATACCATGTACTCTGAGACTGTTGAGCTTATTAG GTACGCAATGAGGCTGAAGAGTCACTCTGGCCCTGGGGCAAGACAGGAAGACAAACAGCTGGCGGTTCTGTG TTTCCGATGCCTTGCCCTCCTTTACTGGCAAATGTTTCGTTTAAAGAAGGACCATGCACTGAAATACTCCAAAGTCCTGCTGGACTACTTTAAG AGTTCCCCCAAACTGCCTTCATCACCACCAAATTGGATTGACTCTGGGAA GGGCACAGGAGGGCCCCCACTCTCCCCCAATGCAAAACAACTCGGACGGGGTTCACACGGGGGAGGCAACTTCCCCTCTCATATAAGCATTCCCCAGCGTATCCACCAGATGGCAGCAAATCATCTGAACATTACCAACTGTGTCTTGTACAGCTATGAGTACTGGGAAGTGGCAGACAACCTTGCAAAGGAGAATAAGG aatTCTTCAACTACTTGAACACATTGTCTGGGCCATTGACTCTTCACAGTAGCATTGCTCATGCAGTCCAATACACAAGACAGGCTCTTCAGTGGATCCGCATCAGTGCCAAACTGAACTAA
- the aff3 gene encoding AF4/FMR2 family member 3 isoform X1, with product MPTVLVGKGKLSIVCFLLKCAYSQVTRRQHNSCAKEILEDMTQSWPPQQAQRILYNPKEAKLPTTQQRQSRGDVQLQMTRHPHVAPHKSMLADDLKLSSDDEDTHRATHESASWDGHSLSAQRAHTHGRRVRHSSSDSSGSESSAESASSSLHSWSPGRSPEVQPGPASPESDCKKKTDHPPAAQWQLDKWLKSRKKSASSEQDPSQSIPGRLPSPCTQRAPSPARSWESNRDYSPSQSPIPSPQFNYSNNNSPLPSPGYSFCPSPSPFPSTCPSPSPSPRNSPIISPVPSVCPSPCGSQRASRSPSPIQRDPPRSPSPSLPAPSKVRHYPEVQSQIQTQSSLTTNSYNTKNRSWVAPLTSTNKAKPSKSTYLQKTQQHTANSRTTQQQDQHKSKSKDSAASDSNHKSKPKPNVNPSSRQTSEHPKAKKTSNLEQLQRSRSNHKSRPSIQSNTQQSPTRAKHLVPTSRVISSGHSTHSQSTSKAATNAIPRFNSISNPSLNPRSKSLEATVQTFVHDNHTKYPQKKPQSKEKEVEHRGNHPTQTEGRKQEKKEDRQREKQQGKQERKEDKRLAEEQLLRRPWIQSSAEEEEEEEEEEVVIRRQKKTEETARGENRRRREQQNRWQTPLVKQRLPLSTEQHDLRDNSHNQGRTKKGGRSEEQRKVQEEPSTPPTCSPTPHRSSSSSSNSSSSSSDSESESQVPITKVPADSTSHKRPSKSGHQGPGRPDNNRPKEVHPRGPISGNQSEGNQKLYTLVPFGRGDKATSQRGLRNLVVQIDLSLLKRVPDSTTSSPVRKSSSSSTASSSKDKQKEAMKHLYVPETGTKDSKRKRKLENGVPCRDSKRSIPYANDHTESSSHTAEKEFVTETTHNGYLEEYLDSKRPLSPLSPLSDSPESAKPTSKTKTSEQHHTSKNRDKNRDSAVKPKLETEFVKVSRQPQPPSESWVTAGRRGALPNHETPHHAEYYLHEAKRMKHRADAMVDKLGKAVNYIEAALSFMECGKAMEEGPLEAKSPYTMYSETVELIRYAMRLKSHSGPGARQEDKQLAVLCFRCLALLYWQMFRLKKDHALKYSKVLLDYFKSSPKLPSSPPNWIDSGKGTGGPPLSPNAKQLGRGSHGGGNFPSHISIPQRIHQMAANHLNITNCVLYSYEYWEVADNLAKENKEFFNYLNTLSGPLTLHSSIAHAVQYTRQALQWIRISAKLN from the exons GCAACTCATGAGTCAGCTTCCTGGGATGGACACAG TCTGTCAGCACAGCGAGCGCACACACATGGCAGGCGGGTGAGACATTCCAGCTCGGACTCATCAGGCTCAGAGTCTAGCGCCGAGTCAGCCAGCAGCAGTCTTCACTCCTGGAGCCCCGGCCGAAGCCCAGAAGTTCAACCGGGTCCCGCGTCGCCGGAAAGCGATTGCAAGAAGAAG ACTGATCACCCGCCTGCTGCCCAGTGGCAGTTGGATAAATGGCTCAAGTCCCGTAAAAAATCTGCCAGCAGTGAACAGGATCCCTCCCAGAGCATTCCAGGACGCCTTCCCTCCCCCTGCACCCAAAGAGCCCCATCTCCAGCCAGATCTTGGGAAAGCAATCGGGACTACAGCCCAAGCCAAAGCCCTATTCCCAGCCCCCAGTTCAattacagcaacaacaacagccccCTACCGAGTCCTGGCTACAGCTTCTGCCCTAGCCCTAGTCCATTCCCAAGCACCTGTCCAAGTCCTAGCCCGAGCCCGAGGAACAGCCCGATCATTTCTCCGGTTCCAAGTGTTTGCCCCAGTCCATGTGGAAGCCAGAGAGCCAGCCGCAGTCCTAGCCCTATACAACGAGACCCCCCACGAAGCCCAAGTCCAAGTCTACCAGCTCCTTCCAAGGTCCGTCACTACCCTGAAGTTCAGAGTCAGATCCAAACACAATCAAGCCTAACAACCAATTcatacaacacaaaaaatagGTCATGGGTTGCCCCATTGACTAGCACCAATAAAGCCAAACCCTCAAAAAGTACTTATCTTCAGAAAACTCAACAACACACTGCCAATTCCAGAACCACACAGCAACAAGACCAGCACAAAAGCAAATCAAAGGATTCTGCAGCGTCTGACTCTAACCACAAATCTAAACCCAAGCCTAACGTAAATCCAAGTTCAAGACAGACCTCAGAGCAtccaaaagccaaaaaaacatctaatttgGAGCAACTCCAGAGAAGTCGATCCAACCACAAGTCTAGACCTTCAATCCAATCTAACACACAACAAAGTCCCACAAGAGCAAAGCACTTAGTTCCCACTAGTCGTGTAATCAGCTCTGGTCATAGCACTCACTCCCAATCTACCTCTAAAGCTGCTACTAATGCCATCCCTAGGTTCAACTCTATATCAAACCCCAGCCTAAATCCTAGGTCAAAGTCTTTGGAGGCTACTGTCCAAACTTTTGTGCATGACAACCACACAAAATATCCACAGAAGAAACCCCAGTCCAAAGAGAAGGAGGTAGAACACAGAGGAAATCatccaacacaaacagaggggagaaaacaagagaaaaaagaggacagacaacgagaaaaacaacaagggaaacaggagagaaaggaagacAAGAGGCTGGCGGAGGAGCAGCTACTGAGACGACCCTGGATCCAGAGTTCtgctgaagaagaggaggaggaagaggaggaggaggtagtgATACGGAGgcagaagaagacagaggagacagCGAGAGGggaaaacaggaggaggagggagcagcAAAATAGATGGCAGACGCCCCTCGTCAAACAGAGACTACCTTTAAGCACAGAACAACACGACCTCCGGGACAACTCACACAACCAGGGGAGGACCAAAAAGGGAGGGAGAAGtgaagagcagagaaaagtacAAGAAGAGCCGTCAACACCTCCAACATGTTCCCCAACTCCTCATAGatcatcctcctcgtcctctaaCTCCTCCTCTTCAAGTTCAGATTCAGAATCTGAATCTCAGGTTCCTATCACCAAAGTACCAGCTGACTCTACCTCTCATAAGAGACCGTCCAAGTCGGGGCACCAAGGCCCAGGCAGACCGGACAACAACAGGCCAAAGGAGGTGCATCCAAGGGGACCCATATCAGGGAACCAAAGTGAGGGGAATCAAAAACTCTACACCCTTGTCCCGTTTGGACGAGGTGACAAGGCCACCTCCCAGCGAGGACTTAGAAATCTGGTGGTGCAGATAGACCTCTCTCTTCTCAAAAGGGTACCTGACAGCACAACTAGCTCGCCTGTTAGaaaatcatcatcttcctcTACTGCTTCATCATCCAAGGACAAGCAGAAAGAGGCTATGAAACACCTTTATGTCCCTGAGACTGGGACAAAAGACAGCAAAAGGAAACGTAAG TTGGAGAATGGTGTTCCATGCAGAGATAGCAAGAGAAGTATTCCTTATGCAAATGACCACACGGAGTCTTCATCTCACACAGCTGAGAAAGAGTTTGTGACTGAGACCACACACAATGG GTATTTGGAGGAGTACTTGGACAGCAAGAGGCCTCTGTCTCCGCTGTCTCCACTCTCCGACAGCCCAGAGTCTGCCAAGCCTACCtctaaaacaaagacatcagaACAGCATCACACCTCCAAGAACCGAGACAAGAATCGAGATTCTGCTGTCAAG CCCAAACTGGAGACAGAATTTGTAAAAGTGTCAAGGCAGCCCCAACCACCATCTGAGTCCTGGGTCACTGCAGGACGCAGAGGGGCCTTACCAAACCATGAAAC CCCACACCATGCTGAGTACTACTTACATGAAGCTAAAAGGATGAAGCACCGTGCAGACGCGATG GTGGACAAGCTGGGGAAGGCTGTGAATTACATTGAGGCTGCTCTTTCCTTTATGGAATGTGGAAAGGCGATGGAGGAAGGGCCACTTGAGGCAAAGTCTCCTTATACCATGTACTCTGAGACTGTTGAGCTTATTAG GTACGCAATGAGGCTGAAGAGTCACTCTGGCCCTGGGGCAAGACAGGAAGACAAACAGCTGGCGGTTCTGTG TTTCCGATGCCTTGCCCTCCTTTACTGGCAAATGTTTCGTTTAAAGAAGGACCATGCACTGAAATACTCCAAAGTCCTGCTGGACTACTTTAAG AGTTCCCCCAAACTGCCTTCATCACCACCAAATTGGATTGACTCTGGGAA GGGCACAGGAGGGCCCCCACTCTCCCCCAATGCAAAACAACTCGGACGGGGTTCACACGGGGGAGGCAACTTCCCCTCTCATATAAGCATTCCCCAGCGTATCCACCAGATGGCAGCAAATCATCTGAACATTACCAACTGTGTCTTGTACAGCTATGAGTACTGGGAAGTGGCAGACAACCTTGCAAAGGAGAATAAGG aatTCTTCAACTACTTGAACACATTGTCTGGGCCATTGACTCTTCACAGTAGCATTGCTCATGCAGTCCAATACACAAGACAGGCTCTTCAGTGGATCCGCATCAGTGCCAAACTGAACTAA